TTACTCACATATGAGTAAAGGTGGTTGTACAGCACATTATCTGTCCTGTTAAAGATGGAAAAATCATATAATTTAACTCTCAGACTATGAACCAACTGATCATACACACAAAGGCAAAACGATTTATGGGACTTGACTTCCCATAAACAGATGCAGCCAtcaatttttcaaatgttttctcaCCATATACAGAAACCATCTCAAGAGtgtgcctacaatgtatatcagttgggcatgcctgTTGTGTGGCaggttagagctgggcggtatgaccaaaaatttatatcacggtatttttcaaaattatatcggtatcacggtatttgacggtatataaataaaaaataaataaaaaataaataataaatattggtggccccccacccccccaccaacaaccccagcccccccaacaaccccaaccccccaaccccagccacaacccccccagcccccccaaccccagccacaacccccccatccagcccccccaaacccagccacaacccccccagccccgccaacccccccaaccccagcccccccaaccccaacccccccagccccaacccccccaaccccagccacaaccccccagcagaacttacccaacttgtggttcctccagctccagcgatgcgtcctagcgacgtcgcgtgcgcgctgacgtcacatgcgcgccgacgtcacgtacgcacgggcgcaacccggatgtgattggagaaaaacagcaggaggcgcgcataccggtatagcggtatgtttaaaactcataccgttttttttttaaaaaaacggtataccggttaaaccggtataccgcccagcactatggcaggtattgaaagatttcaaagaggctgttcactgattaaatttttgtgtgtggggtttacatgttctttttgttttcacaaAAAGTCCTGCCTCTAGATGGCGCTGGAGTACAATTTGTTTAGTACATTGTCTGACATGATTTCTTGTGATGGACAAAGGCTGTACATAGACCCAGGTTTGTTTAAAGACCAAAAGGCCCAGTCCTGGGGTGGCAAGTTATTAAATTAGATattttagggctgattcactaaagtgcgtaaaaacgagcgctatttatagcatgctttaaaaattttattgcgtctaatttttcgcgtcttaacgcacaattcactaaaaggatacttgcgttaatttagacgcgatgctgtttgcgttatttaagtcatgaagactattttcgtgtgttatttgacgcaacgcgtgctaattaacacagCATGCTACTTGTCGCGCACGCCAATTAACGCTACTTTTCacatgcacgccatattagccatgcacagcattacgttcggaaaactacttttttttaaaatgaccatttccctgcaaactggaggctacatcactctagggccaacacatacttgaataaatcacactgcaaagtccatattgtgttgccaaaagctcatgtacttttctataattaccgcctgccccaagtaggtgttaattttcgcacagactaatgcgatatttagcgcgtctaagtgtttgtgaatcattcgttagtattatttctgcgcgctaattaatgcaatgcggtaaaattaacacatgcggttgcgcgctatttaacgcacgcgatatgcgacttaacgcatgcaataatactttagcgaaacgcgagttttttgcgcgtcaatttttccacaaaaaaacgttatcgcactttagtgaatcaacccttttgtgttatatatatatctttctttGAAAGGCGATGAAAAAAAATTCATGGTAATCATGCTTTCCATTGTGAAATGCATTGCCATCATTACGTTTTGTTTTTGAATTTAATATTATCCATTTCTGCAGATCCTCTGCAAAAAGCCTTACATTTTTGCATCTCCATATTTTGTTGAGGCATCTCCTGATCATCCAAGGATATAGTGAGGGATAGGGGAAGTAAAAGCTGTGAGGGGTTGTGGTAGTGGGTGCACTTATATGTTTCGTGGGCCCCAGGTACCTCAGTCTGACAACGGACATAACGGGACAAACTTGGTAAACAAGGTGGGCTGCATCTGTACATTAAATGCAATTAGCATTTTTAACAGCTTTCAACATGTCTGACCTTTGTTCATTGACACACAGACATGTAATACTCCAAATGATGAATAactatgtaatacaggtatgggagctgttatccagaatgctcaggacctggggttttccggataagagatctttctgtaatttggatctccataacctaagtctgctaaaaatcatttaaatgttgaataaacccaattggcttgttttgccttcaataatgattaattatatcctatttgagatcaagtacaaggtactgttttataattacagagaaaaaggaaatcatttttaatacttagaattatttgcttataatggagtctttgggagttggcctttctgtaattctgaactttctggataatgggtttccagataggggatctcatacctgtatatgtataatatctGAGAATCCCCTTGACAtaggactgtgttccgaaacgttggggttttctcaatccacacgtgtctgctttttctgcatattacattttgtccaactggtggtatgtatataatgcattgtaattgtttttactgttttgtgaatattttccatataaagagcattatatgttaaacataccatttgctgcctttttgtggttagtaagTGTGCATTGAGTAACTAATTGATATGTATAATATCTATTCAGCAAATACAAAAACTCATGCAGAACAACAAAATCTGTCTGTGCATGGTCCCTTTAGTTATAAACAGTTAGCTTTTCCATCTCCAGGGCCATCTTGTTATTTGATACAATTGGTTAGAAAGATATGTATAAGATGGAATTAATAATATTCTATTGCAATAGTAGTGTTTTGTTGCTAACTGCATTCCCTCTTCTTAGAGCAATGCCTGCAAACATACACTTCTTATTGGTGTGGAAAGATTAATTGGTTCAATTGTGGTAAAGCAAGTAATGctcccttttatattacagtTTATTAAGAAAGCAACTGGGCAAATGGACTGGTGCTGTCCAAGTTCTTCAAGAGTCTCAAGAAGATGTTCATTGCAGATTAGTGGCTAAAATTGAAGCACTTACTAAGAGCAGTGAGTGTTTGAGAACAGAGCTGCACCAACTAAGGCAAAATGTACaggtaaaaaaagaaagaaagaaagcctTACCTTGTATCTGTtacccatcattgttttcagcaAATTTGATACCTAAATGCTCTCTTAACTTTGTACATAGTATAACATGTTAAAAGACCATGTTAAAAGATTTTCCAGAATTTGACTATTTAGAAAGTAGGCCATTTTAAGGCACTAACTGATCCAGGGTAAAGATAGACCCATCCTAATAAGTGGCGATCCCAGGGCTGCTGGCACCTGAGGCAGACCAGATGCCACCTCTCTCTTCCACTCTGCACTTACAATTATAGCCTTGGAGCGGGTTCAGAGGGGGCTGCACTTTTGCACTCTCTgtactagcagagccaaatttttgTCTTAAAAAGTGAagattcggctcttaaagttaccagaggtggatttttgccacccctggtaactagcCGATCCCTGCCACCTGAAGTAAAGGTCCTCACCATTCCTCATGGCAGGAGCTGCCCTGATAATACTTCTCAAAAAGTCAGCTTATATAcactacttaaaggaaaaggaaaggtaaaaactaagtaagctttatcagaaagatctatgtaaatacagtcataagcattcacggaaaagctgcactgagtcctctatcaaaagtaacacagtatttcttgtctccttttttgttaacatgttcttTGAGTATCTGATTTCCtcgctcagaaaaatccttcattcctaggGCCAGGGTCTGCGCAGTTCACACTTCTCTCCCatctccttctcccccctcccacaagaatgcttcccccttccttaggaatgtgtaatctaagctatAATTGCTACAGCAGGAATATAGGGCTCCATATGTGGTGTTGGTTCAACTCTATTTTGGAGTATTTAGTGCTTAAACTGAGACAGCCTgatctttaaataaattatatatttatttacaaactaaataaaaagtataaaataaaaagggaaactaACTAAGATGGAAGAAGGAAAGAGGAAAAGGTGCAATGGAAGGGAAAGGGCCTAACAAAGTATTTACAAAGCTCAGGATGTCTGTTGTCCAGGCTTTCACTTTCACAGTTGCCATGTGATGGAAAGGCATGATATCTGTTCAGAGTCGAACTGGGGACAGGGTCGGACCCCAAAGGGACccccaccccctcccccaagcacgcATGTGTTAGTCTTACCCCCTTACGCATATGTTAGTTTTACCCCCATAGAGGGGCATCTGCAGGCTGGAGGAGCACCGGCAGGGAAAGGGTCTGGGctggtggggcccaccagggttttTCTCGGTGCCCTGCcagcccaatctgaccctgtatCTGTTAACCCACTGTGTGCATGTGGGAACAGTATGGAATATCCAAAATGCAGTATTATACGTGAGCTTCCATGAGGTGAAAGTTTTGTGCATtcggctgatgccacaccaggcgtagggctgattttttcggcaagcggaaaaacgcttgccgaaaattcagccctacgcctgctacttgtgcctgcacccgaatgaataggatacgctcgggtgcaggcacatgtagccgatatacgcatgaaaacgcgagactttgcattctttcgcgttttcgtgcgtatatcggctacatgtgcctgcacccgagcgtatcctattcattcgggtgcaggcacaagtagcaggcgcagggctgaattttcagcaagcgtttttccgcttgccgaaaaaatcagccctacgcctggtgtagCATCAGCCTTCCACGACACAGAAAAGCAGCTGTTAACTGATTAAAGTCTCCTTTATGGGGAAAGGCAGGGAAACCCTCAGCTGAAATAGAATGTGTCCAATATATCTACATTCAACTTTTCAATGCACTCCCATAGGTACAGTCCCCATAGTGGAGACATGGGTGATATAATACCTTCATATTCATGTGGcggaacacacaaaaaaatacgcCTCATGAGATCACAGTTCCAAATGACCATGGCAAGAGCCCCTCTGCATGTATTCCCCTTGGTAAAGGTTTGTGCAGAAACATTGGTGTGCTTAAAGTATCAACCTGTTTAAAGCATCCATTTATAtctttctgctttttttatttgttgttctATGCCTATATTGGTGGATTGATGTATACTTAGTACCTGCTTTTAGTGTCCTCTGTtcagtattattttattattattttaagagCCCTATGCATTATGCTTACTAAATGGGTTTCTGTGCAGCCGTGAAGAAATGCCTTTAAACTAAATACTTTTGAGCATGAAGACTGTATGTATCCAGAGGGCTGAGGTGGTACTCCTACTTTCTTTGTGCCTCAAACACAGGGACAAATTTGCCTTCTTAATCACAGGTCCTCCATATATGTAAATTACTGCAGTTACTGAAAAAAAGCCAGCACATGAAGCTAGAGTGTACTGTTTCTGCAGGGACATcaacaaaatatatgtataaatgtagttATGCACTGAAGTAAGGTCTGTGCACAAAATATGCTAATATtagaatttaattaaaaaataaatgaaagataaaAACTATAAATTGCCCCATAAGTTAGAGTCCTGTACTGGGTCAGGTACCTGCAGgtttccagcaaaaaaaaaaagcgggTGCCCCTGCCGCTAGTGGGTAGAATTTTCAGATGTGGGTCTGCAGGTCACAGGTCTTCTCTATATGCCTTATCTTAAATTAAATGATCTATGTCCTTTAATCATTTTTTCTACCCCTgaccacttctgatgatgtcacttctggtttgcagcaacagcacttcccgtttaatggtggtcagcgggtcGAGGATCAGTTTGTCAATAAAGGAGTACCTGTTAAACCAGTTTTCTTGGGAGATGGTCAGTTGGGGAAGGTGACTGTTTTCTTTGTTTTAGTGACACCAGCTGTCTTTCTTTTATCTGACATAGTAATTCTTCCTAAAGCTTGCTTGGATACATTTTGGAGTCCTTTAGCCAATATTATTTCTGTCATGACAcatagcacatatatatatatatataattatctgGTGGATTAATTCAGTGTTTAGCTAGTTAATGCATTGTATAATCCTGGACCTAGTGCAAACTTTGCAGTTTATTGGGACTGCTGGAGGACTTGGGGTTATCGTCACATTAACGGCTCTATTATTTGCAATTGTTATTCTATGTTAAAAAAGCCATTCTGTTAAATTGGAATGTCATtagattataaaataaaatatcataaCTATGAATGCCAGGTGtattctgaacagtttgatgtttaatattaattaaattaaatcatGTTGTATATAGAGACCCCAGATTCAAACCACATTCCATTGTTACTTTAGCTACTGCAACGTTGACACAATTAGGTCACACATACTTTATGTCAGGGAtgttctgaacagtttgatgctcagtaTGCAAAGGGTTACACAACAATGTGTCATATAAAGACCCCAAAATTTGccttgtaaatgtatattttgtgtatgtgtaaaatgtatattttttctttcgTAGATAATACATCAGCCCTTTAAGTTAAAAGAGGAATTCATTAAAATGCCACCTGTCTGTGATTCCATTATTTTGGATGAAAGAAACGTATTGCAAGAGAGTAATTTAATTAAGGGGTTTCCAAGTTTCCAATGTTCACAATTTGTGAGTGAAAAAGATTCTTTGAGGACACAAAATGGAGAAACACTGGCACATATGAGACACTTATGTGAGTCCATAAAAGCTGTTTCAAGACATAAAACACAAGTGGGAAATGGAAATCATATTTTCAAAAATGAGAGCTTAATACCAGTGAAAGGCAATGTTGCACCAAGAGAAGATGTAGacaattctcctttaataaaccatATTAAAATGTCCCCTATGATGAAAGAAGAAGATGAACTTCAGGCTTTGGTTGATAAACTAAAGGATGCATTATCTCTCCATATTAACCCAGGTAATGTACTTTATACTATTCtctatagcagtggttctcaaccttcctaatgctgcaaccctttaatatagttcctcatgttgtggtgacccccaaccataaaatgattcctaagaccatctaaaatatgtgttttctgatggtcttatgcgacccctgtgaaagggttgttcgacccccaaaggggtcccgacccacaggttgagaaccacttcTCTATAGCAAGTGATAGCCCAGAATAGTCCAATCACTTATTAAATGTGCCCTACTTGTAGCTCCTATTGATTAGGCAGCATGTACAGTACTCTGTCTGCA
The genomic region above belongs to Xenopus tropicalis strain Nigerian chromosome 9, UCB_Xtro_10.0, whole genome shotgun sequence and contains:
- the LOC105948355 gene encoding uncharacterized protein LOC105948355, whose amino-acid sequence is MEGTPSQANVPVQTLQFIKAELLRTQKSITELQSERRLLRKQLGKWTGAVQVLQESQEDVHCRLVAKIEALTKSSECLRTELHQLRQNVQQQHFPFNGGQRVEDQFVNKGVPVKPVFLGDGQLGKIIHQPFKLKEEFIKMPPVCDSIILDERNVLQESNLIKGFPSFQCSQFVSEKDSLRTQNGETLAHMRHLCESIKAVSRHKTQVGNGNHIFKNESLIPVKGNVAPREDVDNSPLINHIKMSPMMKEEDELQALVDKLKDALSLHINPGHLPGPKEELLHTAGQVCNSYSILLKKVIEATSE